Proteins encoded in a region of the Paenibacillus pedocola genome:
- the bglX gene encoding beta-glucosidase BglX, with translation MTKPFIQDLVNDMTLDEKLAQLTQLGPHYWGLDDTVDLTGPFKELNIKQHVIHSIGSVLNGIGARNVIELQTRHLQNSRQRIPLLFMADVIHGYRTILPIPLAMGASFDLAACERFAAIAAKESAAAGIHVTFSPMTDLVRDPRWGRVMETSGEDPYLNALVTASMVRGYQGNDLREKGRIAACVKHFAAYGAPEGGREYNTVDLSSGVLRDFYLPAYKAAVDAGVAMVMAAFNTIDRIPASGNKQLLRGILREEWGFGGVTIADFNSVNELIPHGAAQDGREAAELSLAAGLDIEMMSTHYLAHGAELVEQGRLDAALIDEAVIRVLELKDALGLFDNPFKDADPQADEAAEPSGEHRQAARELAAGCVVLLKNDDEVLPLKRGMKIGLAGPFAASVHVLGGWSGTGQDSAVSLYSGLAQKTSAGDILTAMTGELGSMLEGIFDVADETEEAYTRLKDCDVILVAVGENQQDTGEGGSKSCLRLSPNQEKLIWRLKDTGKPVVTIVFSGRPLELKPVLEASDALVQAWFLGTESGNALADVMFGDYNPSGRLSMSFPYTVGQIPVYYNAYQTGRPYDPEYPQVRYVTRYLDCPNDPLFCFGYGLSYSHFAYSSFAVKRSESDDVIIASIEVENSSDIAGKETVQLYIRDVSASVVRPVKELKGFRQLLLAPHEKQAVSFEITRDMLMFYGKDDQLIFEPGEFDIMIGRNSGDCSTERIWIG, from the coding sequence ATGACGAAACCGTTTATCCAAGATCTTGTGAATGATATGACGCTGGACGAAAAACTGGCCCAGCTCACCCAGCTGGGTCCTCACTATTGGGGTCTGGACGATACAGTGGATTTAACGGGTCCGTTCAAGGAGCTGAACATAAAGCAGCATGTAATTCATAGCATCGGCAGCGTCCTTAATGGCATCGGGGCGAGGAATGTAATTGAGCTGCAGACCCGGCATCTGCAGAATAGCCGCCAGCGGATCCCCCTGCTCTTCATGGCGGATGTGATCCACGGCTACCGGACCATCCTGCCGATCCCGCTGGCGATGGGCGCAAGCTTTGATCTGGCGGCCTGTGAACGGTTTGCTGCTATTGCGGCCAAGGAAAGTGCTGCTGCCGGGATTCACGTTACGTTCTCCCCGATGACCGATCTTGTGCGCGATCCGCGCTGGGGGCGCGTGATGGAAACCTCCGGCGAAGATCCTTACCTGAACGCCCTGGTTACTGCAAGCATGGTCCGCGGCTACCAGGGCAATGATCTGAGGGAAAAAGGCCGCATCGCTGCCTGCGTGAAGCATTTCGCCGCCTATGGTGCGCCCGAGGGCGGGCGCGAATACAATACGGTCGATCTGTCCTCCGGCGTATTGCGCGATTTCTATCTGCCTGCTTATAAAGCGGCCGTTGATGCCGGGGTTGCGATGGTGATGGCTGCCTTCAATACCATAGACCGCATCCCGGCAAGCGGGAATAAACAGCTGCTCCGCGGTATTCTGCGGGAGGAATGGGGCTTCGGCGGGGTGACGATCGCCGATTTCAATTCCGTCAACGAGCTGATCCCCCATGGCGCAGCGCAGGATGGCCGGGAAGCCGCAGAGCTAAGTCTGGCTGCCGGACTTGATATAGAGATGATGTCCACCCACTATCTTGCCCATGGTGCGGAGCTTGTGGAGCAAGGCCGGCTGGACGCCGCCCTGATCGATGAAGCGGTCATCCGGGTGCTGGAGCTTAAGGATGCGCTGGGCCTATTCGACAATCCGTTCAAGGATGCCGATCCGCAGGCAGATGAGGCGGCTGAACCCAGCGGGGAGCACCGTCAGGCTGCCCGGGAGCTGGCTGCTGGATGTGTTGTGCTGCTGAAAAATGACGATGAGGTACTGCCGCTTAAACGGGGGATGAAGATCGGCCTGGCCGGTCCCTTCGCGGCCTCCGTTCATGTGCTGGGCGGCTGGTCCGGGACCGGCCAGGATTCCGCCGTATCGTTATATTCAGGCCTTGCGCAAAAAACCTCTGCCGGAGATATTCTCACGGCCATGACCGGTGAGCTGGGCAGCATGCTGGAGGGAATCTTTGATGTCGCGGATGAAACAGAGGAAGCGTATACCCGGCTGAAAGATTGCGATGTCATTCTGGTTGCCGTAGGCGAGAACCAGCAGGATACCGGAGAAGGCGGCAGCAAGTCCTGCCTCCGGCTGTCCCCCAATCAGGAGAAGCTGATCTGGCGGCTGAAGGATACCGGCAAGCCGGTGGTTACTATTGTATTCAGCGGCCGTCCGCTGGAGCTGAAGCCTGTTCTTGAAGCCAGTGACGCCCTGGTGCAGGCCTGGTTCCTCGGGACAGAATCCGGAAATGCGCTCGCAGATGTAATGTTCGGGGACTATAACCCGTCCGGACGCCTGTCGATGAGCTTTCCCTATACGGTGGGACAGATCCCGGTGTATTATAACGCCTATCAGACCGGGCGCCCCTATGATCCCGAGTATCCGCAGGTCCGTTATGTCACCCGCTATCTGGACTGTCCCAATGACCCGCTGTTCTGCTTCGGCTATGGGCTAAGCTATTCGCATTTTGCTTACAGCAGCTTTGCGGTTAAACGGTCTGAGTCGGATGATGTAATCATAGCTTCAATTGAGGTAGAGAATTCTTCGGATATTGCCGGTAAAGAGACCGTCCAGCTCTATATCCGCGATGTCAGCGCAAGTGTCGTGCGTCCGGTCAAAGAGCTGAAGGGCTTCCGCCAGCTGCTGCTTGCCCCGCATGAGAAACAGGCGGTCTCCTTCGAAATCACCAGGGACATGCTGATGTTCTACGGCAAGGACGATCAGCTGATCTTTGAGCCCGGAGAATTTGACATTATGATCGGCCGGAATTCCGGAGACTGCAGCACAGAACGGATCTGGATCGGCTGA
- a CDS encoding glycoside hydrolase family 88 protein, whose product MKMTAKQTWIDEAWGKALEKTKSNSRRIGAGFPHASQGGKYVLEAPNWWTAGFWPGMLWQFYAESGDESLKAIAEECEQRLDEVLDGYVKLDHDLGFMWLLTSVANFKLTGAEASRIRALKAANYLAARFNLKGRYIRAWNPWREGEDNSGIAIIDCCMNTSLLYWASGVTGDPRYRHIAEAHMDTVLEHFIRPDGSVYHIVSFNPETGEVAEKLGGQGYAPESAWSRGTAWAVYGLALAYHHSGKQEYLHAAQQVANFFLTRLPEDHVPHWDFRTSGATGDLRDTSAGACAASGLLLLAGQVNGSESHVYRNGAMKILESLYRNYGTWGNADEEGLLLHGTSNYPENRNIDVPLIYGDFFYVEALARVKEAGPFYWE is encoded by the coding sequence ATGAAGATGACGGCAAAGCAAACGTGGATCGATGAGGCCTGGGGCAAAGCGCTGGAGAAGACCAAAAGTAACAGCCGGAGAATCGGCGCCGGGTTTCCTCACGCCAGCCAGGGCGGCAAATATGTGCTTGAGGCTCCGAACTGGTGGACGGCCGGCTTCTGGCCGGGCATGCTCTGGCAGTTCTACGCAGAGAGCGGGGACGAGAGTCTGAAGGCAATTGCCGAAGAGTGTGAGCAGCGGCTCGATGAGGTGCTTGACGGCTACGTTAAGCTGGATCATGATTTGGGCTTCATGTGGCTGCTGACCAGTGTAGCGAATTTCAAGCTAACGGGTGCAGAAGCCTCGCGGATCAGGGCATTGAAGGCCGCGAATTATCTGGCAGCCCGCTTCAATCTGAAGGGCCGCTATATCCGCGCCTGGAATCCGTGGCGGGAAGGCGAGGATAACAGCGGAATCGCGATTATCGACTGCTGCATGAATACAAGCCTGCTCTACTGGGCTTCCGGGGTGACCGGTGATCCGCGCTACCGCCATATTGCGGAGGCGCATATGGATACAGTGCTGGAGCATTTCATCCGGCCGGATGGCTCAGTCTATCATATCGTCAGCTTCAACCCGGAAACGGGTGAAGTGGCGGAGAAGCTCGGCGGGCAGGGCTATGCGCCGGAGTCGGCCTGGTCGCGCGGCACAGCCTGGGCTGTCTACGGATTGGCGCTGGCCTATCATCATTCCGGCAAACAGGAATATCTGCATGCAGCACAGCAGGTAGCGAATTTCTTCCTGACCCGCCTTCCGGAGGATCATGTCCCGCATTGGGACTTCCGCACATCCGGGGCAACCGGTGATCTCCGCGATACCTCGGCCGGAGCCTGCGCAGCGAGCGGACTGCTGCTGCTGGCCGGTCAGGTGAACGGTTCAGAGTCTCATGTATACCGGAATGGGGCGATGAAGATCCTGGAGTCCCTCTACCGGAATTACGGAACGTGGGGGAATGCCGACGAGGAAGGACTGCTGCTTCACGGCACTAGTAACTATCCGGAAAACCGGAATATTGATGTTCCGCTGATTTACGGAGACTTTTTCTACGTGGAAGCCTTGGCCCGGGTGAAGGAAGCCGGACCCTTCTACTGGGAATAG
- a CDS encoding metallophosphoesterase family protein produces the protein MSGNLSFRQDGTFTIVQFTDLHWMDGRAEDQRTRDLMERVLEAEQPDLVVFTGDLIYTGPVSPGEQECTQPEQAFREAVAAVETAGIPWAFVFGNHDTERLITRRELMQIALEHPHTLAEPGPEEIAGTGNYSLEIAGPDGRAAALLYFLDTGSYSEVEHVPGYNWVQRDQISWLTGESARLNPQAGAAKLPALAFFHIPLPEYQEMWDTQICRGHKFERVCSPVINSGLFAALLEMEDVRGTFCGHDHVNDYTGSLHGIRLCYGRATGYNTYGREDFMRGARVIRMTLGSKDFDTWLRLEDGSAMMEQPVHEPE, from the coding sequence ATGAGCGGCAATTTATCGTTCCGGCAAGACGGAACCTTTACCATTGTGCAATTTACCGATCTTCACTGGATGGACGGAAGAGCCGAGGACCAGCGTACCCGCGATCTGATGGAACGCGTGCTTGAAGCTGAGCAGCCGGATCTGGTCGTATTCACAGGGGATCTTATTTATACCGGACCTGTATCTCCGGGAGAACAGGAATGTACCCAGCCTGAACAAGCCTTCCGGGAGGCTGTAGCCGCGGTGGAGACCGCCGGCATTCCCTGGGCCTTTGTATTCGGCAACCATGATACCGAGAGGCTGATCACCCGCCGGGAGCTGATGCAGATTGCCCTGGAGCATCCCCACACCCTGGCGGAACCGGGTCCCGAAGAAATTGCCGGAACCGGCAATTACAGTCTTGAAATCGCAGGTCCGGACGGCCGGGCCGCCGCCCTGCTATATTTCCTGGATACCGGCAGCTATTCCGAAGTGGAGCATGTTCCGGGCTATAACTGGGTTCAGCGGGATCAGATCAGCTGGCTGACCGGAGAATCTGCGCGGCTGAATCCGCAGGCAGGCGCGGCTAAGCTGCCGGCGCTGGCCTTCTTTCACATCCCGCTTCCTGAATACCAGGAAATGTGGGATACACAAATCTGCCGCGGACATAAATTCGAGCGTGTCTGTTCACCGGTGATCAATTCCGGATTATTCGCGGCCTTGCTGGAAATGGAGGATGTGCGGGGCACCTTTTGCGGACATGATCACGTCAACGACTATACCGGCAGCCTGCATGGCATCCGCCTCTGCTACGGGCGGGCCACCGGCTACAACACCTACGGCAGAGAAGACTTCATGCGCGGCGCCCGCGTCATCCGGATGACGCTCGGCAGCAAGGATTTTGACACCTGGCTTCGGTTGGAGGACGGTTCTGCTATGATGGAGCAGCCTGTTCATGAGCCAGAATAA
- a CDS encoding GH36-type glycosyl hydrolase domain-containing protein yields MIFTQHTNLITLIRDDFRYIFLPAGDIYEFTHSQFLINQFQGNPLDGSANNIYLRVHTAEGIASYPLLGIRSRSRLSYNNERLILQGSIDKIDYKVTFAPAADGIWFWHVLLSGSGETVDVIYGQDIGVADKGGVLSNELYMSQYLGHSILEGPHGYVVCSRQNQPQGTAFPYLQQGVLGTRAVGYSTDGMQFFGLSYKADPLPQVLQTGLPSLNYQYELSYTGLQTEQIQLNGPTEFAFYGLFRPDHPAAVSSLEFGAELQAAYDRIDWHKQEPLQDGETVTLCKEYGQPYVSGQWSLEEVTAFYPDRRLEEFQDGQLLSFFTPDHVHVVLQPKELLVERPHGHIITTLLDDKQVNNNLITSTNYMYGIFNGQTVVGNTSFHKLLSTPRGLLNILKNTGQRMYIRMGAVYRMLTLPAAYEMGVNFAKWHYQLEEDTLTVTAFAAARQADIVLEVHSRLGRVYDFLVTNQLVMGEHEFRHPVSVSFANEILHILPAEEVRQNHPYPGLHYDIQLPGTAYTVSDDRIFYEDCQPRNGTLLTISVAQSAGFQLVMQGRLTDEQSLPLTAYCFGTEAAQYSDFYEAFSSRFRLQIAGVRQQQMDILNETAWWYTHNAMTHFIVPHGLEQPGGAAWGTRDVCQGPMEYFLMTQHYELARNVLLEIFAHQLWETREWPQWFMFDRHPVQSPEWHGDVVLWPLKCIGDYVMATGDCTIFQEQVIYHQLADALPSRQSESLLEHVKAAVETIRKRFLNGTALLSYAGGDWDDTLQPADEALKTRLVSAWTVALAFQVIRNLSQVTAFDPEFSSSLAGMAQEMKSSFHSLLIKDEVIAGFAYFKDAETIEYMLHPEDKETGIHYRLLPMTRSIIAELVDPVQAAANLRLIDKHLKCPDGIRLMDRPARYEGGVSTIFRRAEQAANVGREISLQYVHAHIRYLEAAAKLGEGDRAWEGLFQINPILIQNSVPNAKLRQSNMYFSSSDGDFPDRYSYHEHFDQLRTGSVEVKGGWRLYSSGPGIYLNQLVSGILGIRFMRDNLIIDPVLPSGLDGLRFTYQCFGRTITFVYHIRSGPARTLEVRADGQPVPGQVLDNPYRPGAAGISKDILLALKDGELHIYLTQ; encoded by the coding sequence ATGATCTTCACACAACATACGAACCTGATTACCCTGATCCGGGATGATTTCAGGTACATTTTCCTGCCTGCCGGAGATATCTACGAATTCACCCATTCGCAGTTCCTCATCAATCAGTTCCAGGGTAATCCGCTAGACGGCTCGGCCAATAATATTTATCTGCGTGTGCACACGGCAGAGGGCATTGCCAGCTATCCGCTGCTCGGCATCCGTTCCCGCTCCAGACTGTCTTATAATAACGAACGGCTGATTTTACAAGGCTCTATAGACAAGATCGATTACAAGGTGACCTTTGCTCCTGCAGCCGATGGCATCTGGTTCTGGCATGTTCTGCTCTCAGGAAGCGGAGAAACGGTCGATGTGATCTACGGACAGGATATCGGTGTCGCAGATAAGGGCGGCGTGCTGTCCAATGAACTGTATATGAGTCAATATCTCGGTCACAGCATCCTGGAAGGTCCTCACGGATATGTAGTATGCTCACGCCAAAATCAGCCGCAAGGCACTGCGTTTCCCTACCTGCAGCAAGGTGTGCTGGGGACCCGCGCAGTGGGCTACTCCACGGACGGAATGCAGTTTTTCGGCTTATCCTATAAAGCGGACCCGCTCCCCCAAGTCCTGCAGACCGGACTGCCCAGCCTGAACTATCAATATGAGCTGTCATACACAGGTCTGCAGACGGAGCAAATACAGCTGAATGGACCTACGGAATTCGCCTTCTATGGCCTCTTCCGTCCGGATCATCCCGCTGCAGTATCCTCCCTTGAATTCGGGGCTGAGCTGCAGGCTGCCTATGACCGTATCGATTGGCATAAGCAGGAGCCGCTGCAGGACGGAGAAACCGTCACCCTTTGTAAGGAATACGGCCAGCCTTATGTCTCCGGGCAGTGGTCCTTGGAGGAGGTTACAGCATTTTATCCCGACCGCCGGCTGGAAGAATTCCAAGACGGGCAGCTGCTGTCCTTTTTCACTCCGGACCATGTCCATGTCGTCCTGCAGCCCAAGGAGCTGCTGGTTGAACGCCCGCACGGGCATATCATCACCACTCTGCTGGACGATAAGCAGGTCAATAACAACCTGATTACCTCCACGAACTATATGTACGGTATTTTTAACGGTCAGACGGTTGTCGGCAATACCTCCTTCCATAAGCTGCTCTCCACACCGCGTGGCCTGCTGAATATTCTCAAGAATACAGGACAGCGCATGTACATCCGTATGGGGGCTGTCTACCGGATGCTCACGCTTCCGGCCGCTTATGAAATGGGTGTCAACTTTGCCAAATGGCATTACCAGCTGGAAGAGGATACGCTGACGGTCACTGCTTTTGCCGCGGCCAGGCAAGCGGATATTGTGCTGGAGGTGCACTCCAGGCTCGGCAGAGTCTATGATTTCCTCGTTACGAATCAGCTGGTGATGGGTGAGCATGAATTCCGGCATCCGGTGAGCGTCAGCTTCGCTAATGAAATTCTGCACATCCTCCCTGCTGAAGAGGTGCGGCAGAACCATCCTTATCCAGGACTGCACTATGACATACAGCTTCCCGGTACCGCTTACACGGTCAGCGATGACCGGATCTTCTATGAAGATTGCCAGCCGCGCAACGGGACATTGCTCACGATCTCAGTCGCACAGTCCGCAGGCTTCCAGCTGGTGATGCAGGGAAGGCTTACGGATGAGCAGAGTCTGCCGCTCACTGCCTATTGCTTCGGGACCGAAGCAGCACAATACAGTGATTTCTATGAAGCCTTCAGCTCCCGCTTCCGGCTGCAGATTGCAGGCGTCCGGCAGCAGCAGATGGATATCCTCAACGAAACCGCATGGTGGTATACCCATAATGCCATGACCCATTTCATCGTGCCGCACGGTCTGGAGCAGCCTGGCGGAGCGGCTTGGGGAACACGGGATGTATGCCAGGGGCCGATGGAGTACTTCCTGATGACCCAGCATTATGAACTGGCCCGGAACGTCCTGCTGGAGATCTTCGCTCATCAGCTGTGGGAGACCCGGGAGTGGCCGCAGTGGTTCATGTTCGACAGGCATCCGGTCCAGTCACCGGAATGGCATGGCGATGTGGTGCTCTGGCCGCTGAAATGCATCGGTGACTACGTGATGGCGACCGGGGATTGTACTATTTTTCAAGAACAGGTAATCTACCACCAGCTGGCGGATGCGCTGCCAAGCCGGCAGTCGGAGTCTCTTCTGGAGCATGTCAAGGCAGCAGTTGAAACGATCCGTAAGCGTTTCCTGAACGGGACTGCCCTTCTTTCTTATGCAGGGGGCGACTGGGATGATACCCTGCAGCCTGCCGACGAAGCGCTGAAGACACGGCTGGTCAGTGCGTGGACGGTAGCCCTGGCGTTCCAGGTCATCCGCAACCTGTCGCAGGTGACCGCATTCGATCCGGAATTCTCATCCAGTCTTGCCGGAATGGCTCAGGAGATGAAGTCCTCCTTCCACTCCCTGCTGATTAAGGATGAGGTTATTGCCGGCTTCGCTTACTTCAAGGATGCTGAGACCATCGAATATATGCTCCATCCCGAAGACAAAGAGACGGGAATCCATTACCGCCTGCTGCCGATGACCCGCAGTATTATTGCAGAGCTGGTGGATCCGGTACAGGCCGCAGCCAATCTGCGGCTGATCGACAAGCATCTTAAATGTCCGGATGGCATACGCCTGATGGACCGCCCGGCCCGGTACGAAGGCGGTGTCAGCACGATTTTCCGCCGTGCAGAGCAGGCGGCCAATGTCGGCCGTGAGATCAGCCTGCAGTATGTGCATGCCCATATCCGTTATCTGGAGGCGGCGGCCAAGCTCGGCGAAGGAGACCGCGCCTGGGAAGGGCTGTTCCAGATCAATCCGATTCTGATTCAGAACAGCGTTCCTAACGCGAAGCTGCGCCAGAGCAATATGTATTTCAGCAGCTCGGACGGGGATTTCCCTGACCGCTACAGCTATCACGAGCATTTTGACCAGCTGCGCACCGGCAGCGTGGAAGTGAAGGGCGGCTGGCGGCTGTATTCCAGCGGTCCGGGCATTTATCTGAATCAGCTGGTTTCAGGCATTCTGGGCATCCGTTTCATGAGGGATAACCTTATTATTGATCCGGTTCTGCCTTCCGGCCTGGATGGCCTGCGCTTCACTTATCAGTGTTTCGGGCGCACGATCACCTTTGTTTATCACATCCGCTCCGGCCCGGCCCGCACTCTGGAGGTACGTGCAGACGGGCAACCCGTTCCGGGGCAGGTTTTAGACAATCCGTACCGTCCTGGTGCTGCGGGCATTTCCAAAGATATCCTGCTTGCATTAAAGGACGGAGAACTGCACATCTATTTAACCCAATAA
- a CDS encoding DUF2264 domain-containing protein, whose amino-acid sequence MNSEKTTAASRIQENPLETRQDLVRALEQLTAPLRPLYSPGGARLIAGTTGAGYPAKIAEMEGFSRVLWGLVPLLMGGGDSGLWELILDGIRHGTDPSHEEYWGEVGDYDQRLVEMAVFGFALAAIPERIWAPLTPQEQDHLYLWLNQINAHPCYDCNWLFFNVLVNAGFKKLGLPYDAEQLEHNLRRMDDFYLGEGWYSDGINGHSDYYVPFAIHYYGLLYAKLMEQEDPERSRLFKERARLFAAEFITWFAADGSALPYGRSLAYRFAQSAFWSAYAYAEVEGLPAGVIKGLVLRNLRWWFAQPIFDGNGVLTIGYAYPNLVMAENYNAPGSPYWALKTFLPLAFSEEHPFWKEAELPLPEIPAVTVQQPAHLVIVRDAGAGHVAAFNSGHLYSNEHTHTSAKYEKFVYSTGFGFSVPRAEWGLSQGAFDSMLALSEGGDNLYRVRRRNLESEITDNVLRSVWKPWADVEVQSWVIAGLPWHIRIHRIRTGRELDAAEGGFALGQETEREERIGKEGAVVSTAWGTSGVQGLLGYRKAELIWPNANTNLLRPRTVLPTLTASLAPGIHWLASAVYGDPAGAYAKDNRFFMTKDVLEQSPEALLNVRFERDTITVLTSGGREIIIAMDYIS is encoded by the coding sequence ATGAATAGCGAGAAAACAACAGCAGCTTCACGGATTCAAGAGAACCCGCTGGAGACCCGGCAGGATCTGGTGCGGGCACTTGAGCAGCTTACGGCTCCGCTCCGGCCGCTGTATAGTCCGGGCGGTGCGCGGCTGATAGCCGGAACAACCGGAGCCGGTTATCCTGCCAAGATTGCGGAAATGGAAGGCTTCTCCCGGGTGCTGTGGGGGCTGGTGCCGCTGCTGATGGGCGGCGGAGACAGCGGACTCTGGGAGCTGATACTGGACGGCATCCGGCATGGAACCGATCCTTCCCATGAAGAATATTGGGGGGAAGTAGGGGATTACGACCAGAGGCTGGTGGAGATGGCGGTCTTCGGCTTCGCCCTGGCGGCCATCCCGGAACGGATCTGGGCACCGCTTACTCCGCAGGAACAGGATCATTTGTACCTCTGGCTGAATCAGATCAACGCCCACCCCTGCTATGACTGCAACTGGCTATTCTTCAACGTGCTGGTGAATGCCGGGTTCAAGAAGCTGGGTCTTCCTTATGATGCTGAGCAGCTGGAGCACAATTTGCGGCGCATGGATGATTTCTATTTGGGTGAAGGCTGGTACAGCGATGGGATTAACGGCCATAGCGATTATTACGTGCCCTTCGCCATCCACTATTACGGACTGCTGTATGCGAAGCTGATGGAGCAGGAAGACCCGGAGCGTTCCCGTCTGTTCAAAGAAAGAGCTAGACTGTTCGCGGCTGAGTTCATTACCTGGTTCGCGGCTGACGGCTCCGCGCTGCCGTACGGCCGAAGCCTTGCTTACCGCTTTGCCCAGTCTGCCTTCTGGAGCGCTTATGCTTACGCTGAAGTAGAGGGGCTCCCTGCAGGCGTCATTAAAGGACTGGTGCTGCGCAACCTGCGCTGGTGGTTCGCTCAGCCCATCTTTGACGGGAATGGCGTGCTGACCATCGGCTATGCCTATCCGAATCTGGTGATGGCAGAGAACTATAACGCTCCCGGCTCTCCGTACTGGGCCTTGAAGACCTTCCTGCCGCTGGCCTTCAGCGAGGAGCATCCGTTCTGGAAGGAGGCCGAGCTGCCGCTGCCGGAAATCCCGGCTGTTACGGTCCAGCAGCCGGCGCATCTGGTTATCGTCCGGGATGCCGGCGCCGGCCATGTGGCTGCCTTCAACAGCGGACACCTGTACAGTAATGAACATACCCACACCTCAGCGAAGTACGAGAAATTCGTCTACTCGACAGGCTTCGGCTTCAGCGTGCCCCGCGCCGAATGGGGCTTATCTCAGGGAGCCTTTGATTCGATGCTCGCCCTGAGCGAGGGCGGAGACAATCTGTACCGGGTCAGACGCCGGAACCTGGAGTCGGAGATCACGGACAATGTGCTCCGTTCGGTCTGGAAACCATGGGCTGACGTCGAGGTCCAGTCCTGGGTTATCGCCGGCCTGCCGTGGCATATCCGGATTCACCGGATCAGGACCGGCCGGGAACTGGATGCTGCGGAAGGAGGCTTTGCACTCGGCCAGGAAACAGAACGCGAAGAGAGAATCGGCAAGGAAGGTGCCGTTGTATCTACTGCCTGGGGAACCAGCGGGGTTCAGGGACTGCTCGGCTACAGGAAGGCAGAGCTGATCTGGCCCAATGCCAACACCAATCTGCTTCGTCCGCGGACGGTGCTGCCGACACTGACGGCATCCCTTGCACCGGGAATCCACTGGCTGGCTTCCGCTGTATATGGGGACCCGGCCGGGGCTTATGCTAAGGACAACCGTTTTTTCATGACTAAAGATGTCCTGGAACAATCACCTGAAGCCTTGCTGAACGTGAGGTTTGAGCGGGATACAATCACGGTGCTTACGTCTGGAGGCAGGGAAATCATCATCGCCATGGACTATATAAGTTGA